The following coding sequences are from one Leishmania braziliensis MHOM/BR/75/M2904 complete genome, chromosome 36 window:
- a CDS encoding protein-tyrosine phosphatase 1-like protein: MSNNDSCIIQPILLSESPSSSGSEIPNLSSLTAEAAAALAQPSLKMQNSGVDVSGSANLSYNNNDLGSSTSTPEPLTNASCSHRERNPKFNMYKLSIEEQFDLIEEEFAAIEAKTMNPRMYNFTTSNANPAKNRYINVLANEETIFPPACSESVPPTTGSPRLPTSGSPPSMSLASSSMKSLTSTAQNVWKAAEKRLLSTLRSGAFAKEVEGSKESTTSRATKRRPQCYINANVVDMSVEPVFVASQAPVQECIDDFLSVIYSCEVTLLLMLTEVEETGFVKADRYWPADSAPAGRIESFGNMCVYKDQEDPYTYDATHELVRRPFYIRPSATSTARAHKIVMYQYVGWPDRGVPDSTDSFEELLKIIRQYVVAPSAPRDSVAGLENAPRNPITTSNANSTGSDTRAGKLTPPVFVHCSAGIGRTGTLIGAYTAIKLTEAGLLANTSIRRIVTDMRKARFGMVQRVEQYMFLYMIVLQHLGIDVRKFSACMQPRADMYNMRWMEAKQKALLEARMAKR, from the coding sequence ATGAGCAATAACGACTCGTGTATTATTCAGCCGATCTTGCTGTCTGAAAGCCCCtcaagcagcggcagtgagATTCCCAACTTGTCGTCGCTGACTGCAgaggcagccgctgcacttGCACAGCCGTCCTTGAAGATGCAGAACAGCGGCGTCGATGTCTCCGGCAGCGCCAATCTCTCTTACAATAACAACGAtctcggcagcagcaccagcacgccTGAGCCCCTCACCAATGCATCGTGTTCTCATAGGGAGCGCAACCCAAAGTTCAACATGTACAAGTTGTCAATCGAGGAGCAGTTCGACCTGATCGAGGAGGAGTTTGCCGCTATCGAGGCGAAAACCATGAACCCGCGGATGTACAACTTTACCACCTCCAACGCCAATCCAGCGAAGAACCGCTACATCAACGTACTCGCCAACGAGGAGACGATCTTCCCTCCAGCGTGCTCGGAATCCGTGCCGCCGACGACGGGTAGTCCACGACTCCCCACGTCCGGCTCTCCACCTTCGATGTCattggcgtcgtcgtcgatgaAGTCCCTCACCTCCACAGCACAGAATGTGTGGAAGGCTGCAGAGAAGCGGCTCTTGAGCACACTGCGTAGCGGCGCCTTCGCGAAAGAAGTCGAGGGTAGCAAAGAGTCCACCACCAGCCGCGCTACCAAGCGGCGTCCACAATGCTACATCAACGCCAACGTGGTGGATATGAGTGTGGAGCCTGTGTTTGTGGCCTCGCAGGCGCCGGTGCAGGAGTGCATCGATGACTTTCTCTCCGTCATCTACAGCTGCGAGGTGaccctgctgctgatgttgaCAGAGGTGGAAGAGACAGGCTTTGTGAAGGCAGACCGGTACTGGCCAGCCGACAGCGCGCCCGCTGGCAGGATCGAGTCGTTCGGCAACATGTGCGTGTACAAGGACCAGGAGGACCCGTATACGTACGACGCCACACACGAACTTGTACGAAGGCCATTCTACATACGACCCTCGGCCACGTCGAcggcgcgcgcacacaagaTCGTTATGTATCAGTATGTGGGCTGGCCTGACCGCGGCGTTCCCGACAGCACCGACTCTTTCGAGGAGCTCTTGAAGATCATTCGGCAGTATGTAGTGGCCCCATCGGCCCCCCGTGATTCCGTGGCTGGGCTGGAGAACGCCCCCCGCAaccccatcaccaccagcaACGCCAACAGCACCGGAAGTGACACGAGAGCTGGCAAACTCACGCCTCCAGTCTTTGTGCACTGCAGTGCTGGCATTGGCCGCACCGGCACCCTCATCGGTGCCTACACGGCCATCAAGCTGACGGAGGCGGGGTTGCTGGCAAATACAAGTATCCGGCGCATCGTGACAGACATGCGCAAGGCTCGCTTTGGCATGGTGCAGCGCGTGGAGCAGTACATGTTTCTCTACATGAtcgtgctgcagcacttGGGGATAGACGTGCGCAAGTTCAGCGCATGCATGCAGCCACGAGCGGACATGTATAATATGCGGTGGATGGAGGCAAAGCAGAAGGCGCTCCTCGAGGCCCGGATGGCGAAACGGTAA